From the genome of Anabrus simplex isolate iqAnaSimp1 chromosome X, ASM4041472v1, whole genome shotgun sequence, one region includes:
- the LOC136886349 gene encoding ran-specific GTPase-activating protein, whose product MADDQGNHVENHDDSLTEHDPHFEPIITLPEVAVSTLEEDEVEMIKLRAKLFRYDKTEVPPEWKERGTGDIKLLRHTLKNCVRVVMRRDKTLKLCANHYVTPWMELKPSHGSDRAWVYSVEGDYADGEIKRELLAVRFANAENAKKWKDKFEEAKAIVEKSCLYDRNGSRSQADHSEDESDDSKLSDKEASDSSTPEKSPDKEEKKEEEEEEEEEQKELTKDLEKLKVEEKPVTTEAV is encoded by the exons GGAAATCATGTTGAGAATCATGATGACTCTCTCACAGAGCATGATCCTCATTTTGAACCTATTATCACACTTCCTGAGGTAGCCGTGTCTACATTAGAAGAGGACGAGGTGGAAATGATAAAATT GAGGGCAAAACTCTTCCGATATGACAAAACAGAAGTGCCTCCTGAATGGAAGGAACGTGGAACAGGCGATATTAAACTGTTGAGGCATACATTGAAAAATTGTGTACGTGTTGTTATGCGCAGAGATAAGACTTTGAAGCTGTGTGCGAATCACTATG TGACGCCATGGATGGAGTTGAAACCCAGCCACGGAAGTGACAGAGCTTGGGTCTACAGCGTTGAAGGAGACTATGCTGATGGTGAAATAAAGCGTGAATTGTTAGCAGTTAGATTTGCTAACGCTGAAA ATGCTAAAAAAtggaaagataaatttgaagaagCGAAGGCTATTGTGGAAAAGAGCTGTCTCTATGACAGAAATG GTTCAAGAAGCCAGGCTGACCATTCCGAAGATGAGAGCGATGACAGCAAGTTGAGTGACAAGGAGGCATCAGACTCTTCTACTCCAGAGAAATCTCCAGATAAAgaggagaagaaggaggaggaggaggaggaggaggaagaacagAAGGAACTTACTAAGGACTTAGAGAAACTGAAAGTGGAAGAGAAACCAGTAACGACCGAAGCTGTTTAG